NNNNNNNNNNNNNNNNNNNNNNNNNNNNNNNNNNNNNNNNNNNNNNNNNNNNNNNNNNNNNNNNNNNNNNNNNNNNNNNNNNNNNNNNNNNNNNNNNNNNNNNNNNNNNNNNNNNNNNNNNNNNNNNNNNNNNNNNNNNNNNNNNNNNNNNNNNNNNNNNNNNNNNNNNNNNNNNNNNNNNNNNNNNNNNNNNNNNNNNNNNNNNNNNNNNNNNNNNNNNNNNNNNNNNNNNNNNNNNNNNNNNNNNNNNNNNNNNNNNNNNNNNNNNNNNNNNNNNNNNNNNNNNNNNNNNNNNNNNNNNNNNNNNNNNNNNNNNNNNNNNNNNNNNNNNNNNNNNNNNNNNNNNNNNNNNNNNNNNNNNNNNNNNNNNNNNNNNNNNNNNNNNNNNNNNNNNNNNNNNNNNNNNNNNNNNNNNNNNNNNNNNNNNNNNNNNNNNNNNNNNNNNNNNNNNNNNNNNNNNNNNNNNNNNNNNNNNNNNNNNNNNNNNNNNNNNNNNNNNNNNNNNNNNNNNNNNNNNNNNNNNNNNNNNNNNNNNNNNNNNNNNNNNNNNNNNNNNNNNNNNNNNNNNNNNNNNNNNNNNNNNNNNNNNNNNNNNNNNNNNNNNNNNNNNNNNNNNNNNNNNNNNNNNNNNNNNNNNNNNNNNNNNNNNNNNNNNNNNNNNNNNNNNNNNNNNNNNNNNNNNNNNNNNNNNNNNNNNNNNNNNNNNNNNNNNNNNNNNNNNNNNNNNNNNNNNNNNNNNNNNNNNNNNNNNNNNNNNNNNNNNNNNNNNNNNNNNNNNNNNNNNNNNNNNNNNNNNNNNNNNNNNNNNNNNNNNNNNNNNNNNNNNNNNNNNNNNNNNNNNNNNNNNNNNNNNNNNNNNNNNNNNNNNNNNNNNNNNNNNNNNNNNNNNNNNNNNNNNNNNNNNNNNNNNNNNNNNNNNNNNNNNNNNNNNNNNNNNNNNNNNNNNNNNNNNNNNNNNNNNNNNNNNNNNNNNNNNNNNNNNNNNNNNNNNNNNNNNNNNNNNNNNNNNNNNtggagtgggtctagggtttctgggataatggtgttgatgtgagccatgaccagcctttcaaagcatttcatggctacagacgtgagtgctaagggtcggtagtcatttaggcaggttaccttagtgttcttgggcacagggactatggtgatctgcttgaaacatgttggtattatagactcagagagaggttgaaaatgtcagtgaagacacttgccagttggtcagcacatggtcggagtacacgtcttggtaatccgtctggctccggtttgaaggtcttactcacatcggctgcggagagcgtgatcacacagtcacccGGAAcggctgatgctctcatgcatgtttcagtattacttgcctcgaagcgagcatagatgtcatttagctcgtctggtaggctcgtgtcactgtgcagctctcagcagtgcttccctttgtactctgtaatagtttgcaagccctgccacatctgacgagagtcagagctggtgtagtacaatttgatcttagtcctgtattgatgatttgcctgtttgatggttcctcAGAGCGTGATTTCTTATTAGCTTCTGGGTTagaatcccgctccttgaaagcggcagctctaccctttagctcagtgcaaatgttgcctgtaatccatggcttctggttggggtatgtacgtacagccactgtggggacgacgtcctcaatgtacttattgataaagccagtgactgatgtggtgtactcctcaatgttatcggaagaatcccagaacatattccagtctgtgctagcaaagcagtcctgtagtttggcatctgcttcatctgaccactttattatagactgagtcactggtgcttcctgctttaatcttttcttgtaagcaggaatctgtgtgtgttgtaaaggTGGTCTggaattttttccccctctggttgcacattgaacatgctgatagaaattaggtaaaactgatttaattttccctgcattaaagtccccggccgctAGGAGCGCCACCTCAGGATgatcgttttcctgtttgctcatggcggttttagtgccagcgtCAGTCTATGGTGGTATGTAGActgctacgaaaaatacagatgataaCTCTCtagtagtgtggtctacagcttatcatgagatactctatctcaggcgagcaaaacctcaagacttccttagatattgtacAGCAGCGGTTGttcacatatatgcataggcccccgccccgtgtcttaccagaggctgctgttctgttctgccgaTGGAGTGtttaacccaccagctgtatgttcttaattttgtcgttcagccacgactctgtgaaacataagatattacagtttttaatgtcccgctggtaggatatacgtgctttcagctcgtcccattcattttcaagcgattagcaggacggaaggcaaaggcagattagccactcgtcgcctgatcctcgcaaggcaccctgatctttttccacaaaatatctgtttccttctccagcgaatcacggggatctgggcctggtcgggtgtctgtggtagtatatccctcccatctgactcattgaagaaaaactctttgtccagtttgagttGAGCAACTGCAGTTcagatgtccagaagctcttttcggtcataagagacggtagcagcaacattatttattctatttattttatttcacctttatttaaccaggtaggctagttgagaacaagttctcatttgcaactgcgacctggccaagataaagcatagcagtNcacacacacacacacacacacacacacacacacacacacacacacacactgtaaaagtCCTCTGTGCACATCTGTGAGGCACAGAAAGAGCAGTTTCTGTCATGAATGTCACTAATCACCAATACTGGAGATTTATACTCTCTTGGCCGAGCTACACAAAAATACTAATTTAAACCATGGTCCACAGATGAGCTACAGACACAGTTGTATACATGtgcacatgcccacacacactcaaaatgCTTGATTCAAAACCAGGTTTATGAAGGCTAttttctacatacagtaccattaagaagtttggacacacctactcattctagggtttttctttatttttactaatttcaacattgtagaataatagtgaagacatcaaacctatgaaataacacatatggaatcatgtagtaaccaaaaaagtatatttaaaaaatatattttaaagttgagattcttcaaagtagccgccctttgccttgatgacagctttgcacactcttgacattctctcaatcagctttaTGAGTTAGTcgtctggaatgcatttcaattaacattctttccttcataatgcataatgagccaatcagttgtgttgtgacaaggtaggggtcgtatacagaagatagccctatttggtaaaaggccaagtccatattatggcaagaacagctcaaataagcaaagagaaatgacagtccatcattactttatcaaataaaataaaattgtatttgtcacatgcgccgaatacaacagttcaccttacagtgaaatgcttacttacaagcccttaaccaacaatgcagttttaagaaaatacctacaaaaaaagaagagagataagaataacaaataattagagTAGCAGTAAATAATGATAGCAGGACTATTTTTTATTWgttttatttcacctttattttaccaggtaggctagttgagaacaagttctcatttgcaactgcgacctggccaagataaagcaaagcagttcgacacatacaacaacacagagttacacatggaataaacaaacatacagtcaataatacagtagaaaaagtctatatacagtatgtgcaaatgaggtaggataagggaggtaaggcaataaataggccatggtggcaaagtaataacaatatagcaattaaatactggaatggtagatgtgcagaagatgaatgtgcaagtagagatactggggtgcaaaggagcaagataaataaatacagtatggggatgaggtagttggatgggctatttacagatgggctatgtacaggtgcagtaatctgtgagctgctctgacagttggtgcttaaagctagtgagggagYtatgagtctccagcttcagtgatttttgcagttcgttccaggacagagtcaatgtgtgggggcaccggtgtcgaggtaattgaggtaatattttATAGttataaaagtgactatgcataaataataacagagagtagcagcagcgtctcAGATGGGATGGAAATGCAAAAagtctgggtatccatttgattagctgttcaggagtcttatggcttgggggtagaagctatttaggagcctcttagACCWAGACTTGGTGCTCGGCTACCGCTTGCKGTGCGGTAGCaaaaagaacagtctatgactagagtggctggagtctttgaccatttttagggccttcctctgacaccacctggtatagaagtcctggatggcaggaagcttggccccggtgatgtactgggccgtttgcactaccctctgtagtgccttgcggtcggaggtcgagcagttgccataccagccagtgaagagaccagtcaggatgctctccatagtgccagctgtagaaccttttgaggatctgaggatccatgccaaatcttttcagtctcctgagggggaataggttttgtcgtgcccttttcacgactgtcttggtgtgcttggaccatgtcagtttgttggtgatgtggacgcctaggaacttgaagctctaaacctgctccactacagtctcGTCAAAGAGAATGGGCacatgctcagtcctccttttcctgtagtccacactcatctcctttgtcttgatcacgttgaggaagaggttgttgtccttgcaccacatgggcaggtctctgacctcctccctataggcggtctcatcattgtcggtgatcaggcctaccactgttgtgtcatcggcaaatctcatgatggtgttggagtcgtgtctgaccatgctgtcatgagtgaacagggagtacaggagggggctgagcacgcaccgctaaggggcccccatgttgaggatcagcgttgcggatgtgttgttacctacccttaccacctgggggcggcccgtcaggaagtccaggatccagttgcagagggaggtgttttgttacagggttcttagcttagtgatgagctttgggggcactatgatgttgaacgctgagctgtagtcaatgaacagcattctcacataggtgttacatttgtccaggtaggaaagggcagcgtggagtgcaatagagattgcatcatctgtggatctgtcggtgcggtatgcaaattggagtgggtctagggtttctgggataatggtgttgatgtgagccatgaccagcctttcaaagcatttcatggctacagacgtgagtgctaagggtcggtagtcatttaggcaggttaccttagtgttcttgggcacagggactatggtgatctgcttgaaacatgttggtattatagactcagagagaggttgaaaatgtcagtgaagacacttgccagttggtcagcacatggtcggagtacacgtcttggtaatccgtctggctccggtttgaaggtcttactcacatcggctgcggagagcgtgatcacacagtcacccGGAAcggctgatgctctcatgcatgtttcagcagcatatgtgagaactccttcaagactgttggaatagcattccaggtgaagctggttgagagaatgccatgcgtgtgcaaagctgtcatgaaggcaaaggctggctactttgaagaatctaaaatataaactatattttgatttgtttaacaattttgtggttactacatgattccatttgtgttatttcatagttttgatgtcttcactattattctacaacgtagaaaatagtaaaataaagaaaaaaccttgaatgagtaggtgtgtccaaacttttgactggtactgtttgtgAGAATGAATCGCTCCCTCCATTGACACTGCTGTCCTCTCTAACCAGGTACCATTGCACAGGTGTGTTTGACAGAGAACGACACAGTATGTGGGTGTTATGAGAGAATGACATGGGCCTTGACCAACACTAACACTTACCTGGACACCACGCTCAAATTGTCTCAATCGAAATGTAGACGATGCCATTCATTTAGGTCAAAGTCCCATAATAAGACCGATCAAACATTTATCTGTGTTTATGATGTTTATTTATTCATAAAATACTGAAGGAAATATGTGTGATAAGGAATTACATATCAAATGTAGACCTATTGAGACACCACTTTGTTGAGTCCTCGTACCACCGTAGATGTATTTTAAATAGCACTGCCCTCTGGAGGATAATAGTGAGCGTGAATGACAGAGTACTCAGCAATCTCTAACATGCAGACCACACAGCctgcgtcgcaaaataaatgtacacatacatgttattcaatcattgcacacacactgctcgcTCGCATCAACGagtgtctgcgtagccaggcgttaaaatagaacttggttttaTTTGTGAAGCTTGAGgcactgcaagtcccgcctctcccatctcctcgttggtttttaggagcatatacccacgtgggtgattgaaagattaattgaggtccacactccagtccagttagTGGTGGTAATACACCTTAAAGTTGATtaccaaccgccatataaagtccaaagaagaagaagaagcctgaaggaggagagattactagaaactaactctgtttacccttttatctgtggattcattgtcggagtagaggaccttgtgcatttcaggtaaaataacaacccaatgtttatatcccaggacaaattagcctgcaacagtaagctagctaaataggacaaattaYKCTGcaacagtaagctagctagctaaattttcataaatgtttaatacttttcgacctgttccccaaattaatatagttggttcagagttcgttttgatatttcaacctgcgtgtcctgatcggtttggtgtgggtggacaaaatccaCATGTGCGCGGACGCAGGCGGCGcctggtctagtcagcatgtaagaAATCTTCAATTAAAAAGAGTCATGACAAGTTGGTTGTAAAATACATGTCTATTACAAAATGTTACATACAGTGCATAGTTACTGCAATATCAAACTTCAATATTTCAAATTCATGAATCTTTCTACTTGGTCTTCACCAAGTCTCCGAGCCAAATATACTTGTCATTAACTTAACCTTTACAAGTGTTCACATTTTGTCAACGCAAAACCTCATACCGTTTTTTCATCTTGGTGACAAACCACACATGCGCATAATTGTTGACCACATGTCCCGGATTGTGCGGAACAGTCCCACATTTTGMCATTTTGGCCCACTTCCCGCAAACAATCATGTCCCGCATGTCATAtcgtcaaccaatcacatttgtcAAATCTTTTCGGGCTAAATTCTAGTTACTTGGAGAGGACAGTTACTACTTACAATATGTGTGCTTCTAACGAAGAGCTACAAAACTAAGTAAAAATATGTATTAGACTGAAAGATATAGGCTGAGCTAATTTCTTCAAACTTGTGATGCTCATTAGTTGCTCATTCAAGATATTTGCTGCTACTTCACTCAATCCCGTTTTAAGTCTCCCATCCTAACTGTTTTACATTCCCTGAGACCAACAAGAAACGTTTTCTTGGCCAAATATTTGTAGATTTTCATAAAACAGCCACAAAAGTGGTCTCTCGTTTCTGTATCACCAAATTTTGCGCGAGGCAAAAGACTATGCTACGTGCTATTCAATTAGCTCTGTTGGTGCAGCGGGagggggatttgtgtgtgtgtgtgtgtgtgtgtaYGCTACATTGTCACTCGAATATCGCGCAAATCATACCGCTGTCCCGCATTTGCGATTTTTTTTATGTGGTCAACCTAACATGATGTATATACCAAAATAATGTAGTTCCTCCTTTCGAATATACCAAATCAATATGTATTTGCTGTATAATAACTGCTAAAGTTTAAAAACGAGcatacagaagaagaaaaaaatccaccCAAATATGTTGTGGTCAGCAACATTTAGCCAAGCAGGGAGAATGACGGTAGCACCATAGTGTCAATATTGATCAACTGTACATAAATGTGGCATGTCTCTTAAATCTGTCTTGTTGACAATTGtgaaatgcactgtaaattaaaTGTGACTTGATTTGACTTGCCTGGTCTTTGGTTTGGACAGTCCTATACACTATTCCCTTTAACCTGAATGAGGGCAGAGTAGGATGATTCTGTGTAGAACTGAAGATAATCAGTTAGAACAGGTCAAACCTGGTCAGAACCAGTCAGAACTGGTCAGAGGTTCTTGCAGCAGGTACTGCGTTTCTCCTGGGTGTCGCTAGCTGGTCCAATAGTACTGGACAGGGTCACGGCAGTGATGGACACGCGGGGCACCTCTCGACTGGCCACCTTCTTGTGGATCGCTGGGGGTAACAGATATCATCACGTCAAAAAGTGATGCTGGTcttacacacacacgtcacagaaAAGGTGCATGGCAGAAAAGTGCACCAAGTACAATAGTAGAGATCCACATGACATGGTGTTGTCTAACGTTTTSTAGATAAAGGTATGAAGTACAAGAGCAACATAATAAGAACCTGTGAGAACTTCCTGGAAAGCAGCTTCAACGTTGGTAGAATCCAGAGCTGACGTCTCCATAAACAAGAGGCCATTCTTTTCTGCGTGAGAAGGAATACCTTGTTGACTATATTCTTACGGACATCATACTCAAAACCAACCTTAGAATTCCTTTTCATTGATGCAAAGTTGGTAATTTATTTTACATTACCATCAGACATTGATATTCTATTCAATGGAAAAGCAATATGAAACATTTTGCAATATTCTGCCACTTTCTGTCATTGACTGCATATTGCACACTTGTGTAACTAGTAACTAAGTTACAGGTAACTGGTAAGTAACTGGTAACTAACTAGTAGCTAAGTAACTCATAACTGGTAAATAACTAGTAAGTAACTTTTAACTAACTGGTAAGTAAATTATCACCTGTGAAGTCCTTGGCCTCCTCGGTGGGCACGGTCCTCAGGGTATCCAGATCACACTTGTTGCCCACCAGCATGACCACCATGTGGGGCTCAGTGTGGTCGTACAGCTCCTTCAGCCAACGCTCCACACTCTCATAGGTTAGGTGCTTGGTGATGTCATACACCAGCAGAGCCCCKACCGCCCCTCTGTAGtacctggagagagaaagagagagaaacggagagagggagagcaagaaagagaaacagaaagagagagaaacagagtgagagagagaaagagaaagagagagaaacagagagagagatcgacagagagaaacagagagcaagagagaccgagaaacagagagagagagagaaagagagagatcgacagagggagaaccagagagagagagaaccagagagagggacATCTAAAGTGAAGTCAGATGTTCACTTGGTGGGGGGTTGTGTTTGCATAAACAGTGCATTCGCGAAGTATTCKGACTCTttcatttttttcacattttgttacattacagccttattctaaaatgtattaaattgttRCCCcccccctcctcaatctacacacaataccccataatgacaaagcaaaaaaactggttaatatacattttagcaaattgaTATAAAAAAGagtgaaatatgacatttacataagtttcagacctttactcagtactttgttgagcaccttggcagcgattacagcctcaagtctttttgggcatgacgctaaaagcttggcacatctgtatttagggagtttcttcccattcttctctgcagatcctctcaagctctgtcaggttggatggggagcatcgctgcacagctattttcaggtctctccagcgatgttcgatcaggtcaagtccgggctccggctgggccactcaaggacattcagagacttgtcccgaagccactccttcgttgtcttgctgtgtgtttagcgtcgttgtcctgttggagggtgaaccttcaccccagtctgaggtcttgagcactctggagcagattttcatcaaggatctctctgtactttgctctgttcatctttcatcgatcctgactagtctcccattccctgccgttgaaaaacatccctacagcatgatgctgccaccaccatgcctcatgtttggtttttgcattgtcaagcattgtcaactgtgggacctttatatagactggtgtgttcctttccaaatcatgtccaatcaattgaatttaccacaggtggactgcaataaagtttagaacatctcaaggatgatcacatggaaacaggatgcacctgatctcaatttcgagtctcaaagcaaggggctgaatacttatgtaaataagttatttctgtttttataatttttttatacatttgcaaaaacattatgaggtattctgtgtagattaatTAGGGGAAAAATTATTTCAtaaattctagaataaggctgtaacgtaacaaaatgtggaaaaaatcaagtggtctgaatactttctgaacacattgtatgtgtgtatctATCCACACTGAGGTGATTGGCTCTCTAGCACTCTAATGTATGTGTTGTGtacaaggagtgtgtgtgtatgtccgtgCATGCGTTCTGGTGTGTGcacgtatgtgtgtgttgagtgcACGTGTGTCCTGATGTGTGTACCCACGCGGAGGTGTTGGCTCTGTATCTCTCCAGCCCTGCCGTGTCCCAGATCTGAGCCTTGATGGCGAAGTTATCCAGCTGAACAGTGCGGGTGCTGAACTCCACTCCGATGGTGGTGCGGCTGTCGTGGTTAAACTCATTCTGGGTGAAGCGAGAKAGCAGGTTGCTTTTCCCAACACCAGACTCACCAATCAGAACCACTAAAGGATGACAGATAtcatggaaacacttgagtaaatgagggatacaaagtatattgaaagcaagtGCTGCCATACAAGTGTGGTTCCtgtgttaattaagcaattaacatcccatcatgcttagggtcatatataaaaatgctgggcaggccattattttagtcattattttggctaccatggttatgctCCCATAGGATGATAATGCCCCCATCCACCAGGCACGAATGTTCACTTAATGGTTTAATGAGCATGAAACGATGTAAGTCATGTYCCATGGccgtgtcagtcaccagatctcaacccatatgaacacttatgggagattctggagcggtgcctgagac
This genomic window from Salvelinus sp. IW2-2015 linkage group LG30, ASM291031v2, whole genome shotgun sequence contains:
- the LOC111955388 gene encoding ras-related protein Rab-25; amino-acid sequence: MGDESYNFVFKVVLIGESGVGKSNLLSRFTQNEFNHDSRTTIGVEFSTRTVQLDNFAIKAQIWDTAGLERYRANTSAYYRGAVGALLVYDITKHLTYESVERWLKELYDHTEPHMVVMLVGNKCDLDTLRTVPTEEAKDFTEKNGLLFMETSALDSTNVEAAFQEVLTAIHKKVASREVPRVSITAVTLSSTIGPASDTQEKRSTCCKNL